In Lentibacillus sp. JNUCC-1, the genomic window CTTGTGTGCATGTTATCCGATGCCATTGATGAAGAACTTCTTTCACAATCTCCGCAACTTAAAGTAGTAGCCAATGATGCTGTCGGTTTCGATAATATAGATCTTAAGGCGGCAAACGACAGAAATGTGGTGGTTACAAACACGCCTGATGTACTGACCGACACGACAGCTGACCTGACATTCGCTTTATTGATGGCAACAGCGAGAAGAGTTGTTGAAGCGCGAGACTATGTATTGGATGATAAATGGCAAAACTGGGCTCCTTTCCTTCTTGCTGGTCAGGACATCCATCATAAAACAATTGGTATTGTCGGTATGGGACGGATCGGTGAAGCAGTGGCCAGACGGGCAAAAGGATTTGACATGAACATTCTTTACCATAATCGTTCCCGCAAAGAAGCAGCTGAGCAAGAACTTGGAGCCACATATGTGTCTTTTGACGAATTGCTCAGGAATTCTGATTATGTCGTCGCTTTACTCCCTTTAAATAAAGACTCTGAGAAGTTGTTCAATGCGTCAGCGTTCAAACAGATGAAGTCTTCAGCCATTTTTATAAATGTGTCACGTGGAAAAACAGTGGACGAAACAGCGCTTTACAAGGCTTTAAAAGACGGAGATATCCACGCAGCAGGGCTGGACGTGTTTGAAACTGAACCGATCGATTCAACACATCCATTGCTGGAACTGGAGAA contains:
- a CDS encoding 2-hydroxyacid dehydrogenase, which encodes MAKGKIYITRNIPNDIIQPFEDAFEIKMWKESETPVPRDELLRQTQDADGLVCMLSDAIDEELLSQSPQLKVVANDAVGFDNIDLKAANDRNVVVTNTPDVLTDTTADLTFALLMATARRVVEARDYVLDDKWQNWAPFLLAGQDIHHKTIGIVGMGRIGEAVARRAKGFDMNILYHNRSRKEAAEQELGATYVSFDELLRNSDYVVALLPLNKDSEKLFNASAFKQMKSSAIFINVSRGKTVDETALYKALKDGDIHAAGLDVFETEPIDSTHPLLELENVVCLPHIGSASYETRWEMLKLCLDNIKAVLNGNDALTPVK